A portion of the Clupea harengus chromosome 18, Ch_v2.0.2, whole genome shotgun sequence genome contains these proteins:
- the LOC105904627 gene encoding butyrophilin subfamily 1 member A1-like isoform X2 — protein sequence MYRFGLLITVFAHLICSTTTAATFSVSVDNATVLMGGSVTLPCWLSPTMDAEEMDVRWYRSDYNKPLLLYRDRKVQSSPQMEQYQNRTALMPREPTSSGLKQGDVSIRIDRVNLQDAGKYVCYVSSSQHYESEAMYLKVEVIGAPPILTLSRTEDDRVKVSCISTGWQPAPQLQWSLGAQQPLQPGGLSHSPEADGLFSVQSWVVCSSSESQWISCSVFLPSMKEDVKEARVDLQINSFTTDSGASPWMTAFIIALLAIIALVTAMVLHLRKTKMKKEVALGTQEEESHLLTACDLAYSEDMKIHAVDITIEKATAPARLKVAQNGKTLRDNGEALESDCELCALGNTGFSKGKHYWEVGLRMPNVPVKQFWWAGVATDSAVKTMREQKSTPTSGLWCLYSDDKSGVHTKSESSHYIYRAQRPEVLGIFLDYDEGRLSFYDTKLGQHLVTLKSSFNETVYPLFNPGQGETTPLQILSLPQTTPKPNDYVLNKV from the exons ATGTATCGCTTTGGGCTACTAATAACAGTTTTTGCACACCTAATATGCTCCACTACAACTG CTGCAACCTTCTCTGTTTCGGTCGATAATGCTACAGTGTTGATGGGGGGCTCGGTCACGCTGCCATGCTGGCTTTCCCCCACTATGGATGCGGAGGAGATGGACGTGCGCTGGTACCGAAGTGATTACAACAAACCCCTGCTACTCTACCGTGACCGCAAAGTCCAGAGCTCTCCTCAAATGGAACAATATCAGAACCGCACGGCGCTTATGCCCCGTGAGCCAACATCCAGCGGCCTTAAGCAAGGAGATGTGTCCATAAGGATCGACCGTGTCAACTTGCAAGACGCAGGGAAGTATGTTTGCTATGTCAGCAGCAGCCAGCACTATGAAAGCGAGGCCATGTATCTCAAAGTAGAGG tgatCGGGGCCCCTCCGATCCTGACTCTATCAAGGACCGAAGATGACCGGGTGAAGGTGAGCTGCATCTCCACTGGGTGGCAACCGGCTCCCCAGCTGCAATGGTCCCTGGGGGCCCAACAGCCACTCCAGCCTGGGGGTCTTTCCCATTCCCCGGAGGCCGATGGTCTGTTCTCCGTGCAGAGCTGGGTGGTCTGCTCCTCCTCGGAGTCCCAGTGGATCTcctgctctgtgtttttgccCAGCATGAAGGAGGACGTGAAAGAGGCCAGGGTGGACTTGCAGATCAATTCCTTCACTACAG ATTCAGGTGCATCCCCTTGGATGACAGCCTTCATCATAGCCCTGCTGGCTATAATAGCACTGGTAACAGCCATGGTATTACACCTCAGGAAGACCAAGATGAAGAAAG AGGTGGCCCTGGGAACACAAG AGGAAGAGTCTCACCTTTTAACAG CTTGTGACCTTGCGTACTCTGAGGACATGAAAATACATGCAG TGGACATCACCATTGAAAAAGCTACAGCTCCAGCTCGTTTGAAAGTTGCTCAAAATGGTAAAACCCTGCGGGACAATGGTGAAGCCCTTGAATCTGATTGTGAGCTGTGTGCTTTGGGAAACACAGGTTTCTCAAAAGGAAAACACTATTGGGAGGTGGGGTTACGAATGCCAAATGTTCCAGTGAAGCAGTTCTGGTGGGCTGGAGTGGCAACAGACTCAGCAGTGAAGACGATGAGGGAGCAGAAATCCACACCAACTAGTGGCCTGTGGTGCCTCTACTCAGATGACAAGAGTGGAGTCCATACCAAATCAGAATCTTCTCACTACATTTATAGGGCACAGAGACCTGAGGTACTAGGCATCTTCCTGGATTACGACGAGGGCCGTCTGTCCTTCTACGATACAAAATTGGGCCAACATCTTGTCACCCTGAAGTCTAGCTTCAATGAAACTGTGTACCCTCTTTTCAATCCGGGCCAAGGTGAGACAACACCACTTCAGATTTTGTCCTTGCCTCAAACTACACCCAAACCCAATGATTACGTGTTAAATAAGGTCTGA
- the LOC105904627 gene encoding butyrophilin subfamily 1 member A1-like isoform X1, giving the protein MYRFGLLITVFAHLICSTTTAATFSVSVDNATVLMGGSVTLPCWLSPTMDAEEMDVRWYRSDYNKPLLLYRDRKVQSSPQMEQYQNRTALMPREPTSSGLKQGDVSIRIDRVNLQDAGKYVCYVSSSQHYESEAMYLKVEVIGAPPILTLSRTEDDRVKVSCISTGWQPAPQLQWSLGAQQPLQPGGLSHSPEADGLFSVQSWVVCSSSESQWISCSVFLPSMKEDVKEARVDLQINSFTTDSGASPWMTAFIIALLAIIALVTAMVLHLRKTKMKKEEVALGTQEEESHLLTACDLAYSEDMKIHAVDITIEKATAPARLKVAQNGKTLRDNGEALESDCELCALGNTGFSKGKHYWEVGLRMPNVPVKQFWWAGVATDSAVKTMREQKSTPTSGLWCLYSDDKSGVHTKSESSHYIYRAQRPEVLGIFLDYDEGRLSFYDTKLGQHLVTLKSSFNETVYPLFNPGQGETTPLQILSLPQTTPKPNDYVLNKV; this is encoded by the exons ATGTATCGCTTTGGGCTACTAATAACAGTTTTTGCACACCTAATATGCTCCACTACAACTG CTGCAACCTTCTCTGTTTCGGTCGATAATGCTACAGTGTTGATGGGGGGCTCGGTCACGCTGCCATGCTGGCTTTCCCCCACTATGGATGCGGAGGAGATGGACGTGCGCTGGTACCGAAGTGATTACAACAAACCCCTGCTACTCTACCGTGACCGCAAAGTCCAGAGCTCTCCTCAAATGGAACAATATCAGAACCGCACGGCGCTTATGCCCCGTGAGCCAACATCCAGCGGCCTTAAGCAAGGAGATGTGTCCATAAGGATCGACCGTGTCAACTTGCAAGACGCAGGGAAGTATGTTTGCTATGTCAGCAGCAGCCAGCACTATGAAAGCGAGGCCATGTATCTCAAAGTAGAGG tgatCGGGGCCCCTCCGATCCTGACTCTATCAAGGACCGAAGATGACCGGGTGAAGGTGAGCTGCATCTCCACTGGGTGGCAACCGGCTCCCCAGCTGCAATGGTCCCTGGGGGCCCAACAGCCACTCCAGCCTGGGGGTCTTTCCCATTCCCCGGAGGCCGATGGTCTGTTCTCCGTGCAGAGCTGGGTGGTCTGCTCCTCCTCGGAGTCCCAGTGGATCTcctgctctgtgtttttgccCAGCATGAAGGAGGACGTGAAAGAGGCCAGGGTGGACTTGCAGATCAATTCCTTCACTACAG ATTCAGGTGCATCCCCTTGGATGACAGCCTTCATCATAGCCCTGCTGGCTATAATAGCACTGGTAACAGCCATGGTATTACACCTCAGGAAGACCAAGATGAAGAAAG AAGAGGTGGCCCTGGGAACACAAG AGGAAGAGTCTCACCTTTTAACAG CTTGTGACCTTGCGTACTCTGAGGACATGAAAATACATGCAG TGGACATCACCATTGAAAAAGCTACAGCTCCAGCTCGTTTGAAAGTTGCTCAAAATGGTAAAACCCTGCGGGACAATGGTGAAGCCCTTGAATCTGATTGTGAGCTGTGTGCTTTGGGAAACACAGGTTTCTCAAAAGGAAAACACTATTGGGAGGTGGGGTTACGAATGCCAAATGTTCCAGTGAAGCAGTTCTGGTGGGCTGGAGTGGCAACAGACTCAGCAGTGAAGACGATGAGGGAGCAGAAATCCACACCAACTAGTGGCCTGTGGTGCCTCTACTCAGATGACAAGAGTGGAGTCCATACCAAATCAGAATCTTCTCACTACATTTATAGGGCACAGAGACCTGAGGTACTAGGCATCTTCCTGGATTACGACGAGGGCCGTCTGTCCTTCTACGATACAAAATTGGGCCAACATCTTGTCACCCTGAAGTCTAGCTTCAATGAAACTGTGTACCCTCTTTTCAATCCGGGCCAAGGTGAGACAACACCACTTCAGATTTTGTCCTTGCCTCAAACTACACCCAAACCCAATGATTACGTGTTAAATAAGGTCTGA
- the LOC105904627 gene encoding butyrophilin subfamily 1 member A1-like isoform X3 — MYRFGLLITVFAHLICSTTTVLMGGSVTLPCWLSPTMDAEEMDVRWYRSDYNKPLLLYRDRKVQSSPQMEQYQNRTALMPREPTSSGLKQGDVSIRIDRVNLQDAGKYVCYVSSSQHYESEAMYLKVEVIGAPPILTLSRTEDDRVKVSCISTGWQPAPQLQWSLGAQQPLQPGGLSHSPEADGLFSVQSWVVCSSSESQWISCSVFLPSMKEDVKEARVDLQINSFTTDSGASPWMTAFIIALLAIIALVTAMVLHLRKTKMKKEEVALGTQEEESHLLTACDLAYSEDMKIHAVDITIEKATAPARLKVAQNGKTLRDNGEALESDCELCALGNTGFSKGKHYWEVGLRMPNVPVKQFWWAGVATDSAVKTMREQKSTPTSGLWCLYSDDKSGVHTKSESSHYIYRAQRPEVLGIFLDYDEGRLSFYDTKLGQHLVTLKSSFNETVYPLFNPGQGETTPLQILSLPQTTPKPNDYVLNKV, encoded by the exons ATGTATCGCTTTGGGCTACTAATAACAGTTTTTGCACACCTAATATGCTCCACTACAACTG TGTTGATGGGGGGCTCGGTCACGCTGCCATGCTGGCTTTCCCCCACTATGGATGCGGAGGAGATGGACGTGCGCTGGTACCGAAGTGATTACAACAAACCCCTGCTACTCTACCGTGACCGCAAAGTCCAGAGCTCTCCTCAAATGGAACAATATCAGAACCGCACGGCGCTTATGCCCCGTGAGCCAACATCCAGCGGCCTTAAGCAAGGAGATGTGTCCATAAGGATCGACCGTGTCAACTTGCAAGACGCAGGGAAGTATGTTTGCTATGTCAGCAGCAGCCAGCACTATGAAAGCGAGGCCATGTATCTCAAAGTAGAGG tgatCGGGGCCCCTCCGATCCTGACTCTATCAAGGACCGAAGATGACCGGGTGAAGGTGAGCTGCATCTCCACTGGGTGGCAACCGGCTCCCCAGCTGCAATGGTCCCTGGGGGCCCAACAGCCACTCCAGCCTGGGGGTCTTTCCCATTCCCCGGAGGCCGATGGTCTGTTCTCCGTGCAGAGCTGGGTGGTCTGCTCCTCCTCGGAGTCCCAGTGGATCTcctgctctgtgtttttgccCAGCATGAAGGAGGACGTGAAAGAGGCCAGGGTGGACTTGCAGATCAATTCCTTCACTACAG ATTCAGGTGCATCCCCTTGGATGACAGCCTTCATCATAGCCCTGCTGGCTATAATAGCACTGGTAACAGCCATGGTATTACACCTCAGGAAGACCAAGATGAAGAAAG AAGAGGTGGCCCTGGGAACACAAG AGGAAGAGTCTCACCTTTTAACAG CTTGTGACCTTGCGTACTCTGAGGACATGAAAATACATGCAG TGGACATCACCATTGAAAAAGCTACAGCTCCAGCTCGTTTGAAAGTTGCTCAAAATGGTAAAACCCTGCGGGACAATGGTGAAGCCCTTGAATCTGATTGTGAGCTGTGTGCTTTGGGAAACACAGGTTTCTCAAAAGGAAAACACTATTGGGAGGTGGGGTTACGAATGCCAAATGTTCCAGTGAAGCAGTTCTGGTGGGCTGGAGTGGCAACAGACTCAGCAGTGAAGACGATGAGGGAGCAGAAATCCACACCAACTAGTGGCCTGTGGTGCCTCTACTCAGATGACAAGAGTGGAGTCCATACCAAATCAGAATCTTCTCACTACATTTATAGGGCACAGAGACCTGAGGTACTAGGCATCTTCCTGGATTACGACGAGGGCCGTCTGTCCTTCTACGATACAAAATTGGGCCAACATCTTGTCACCCTGAAGTCTAGCTTCAATGAAACTGTGTACCCTCTTTTCAATCCGGGCCAAGGTGAGACAACACCACTTCAGATTTTGTCCTTGCCTCAAACTACACCCAAACCCAATGATTACGTGTTAAATAAGGTCTGA
- the si:cabz01076231.1 gene encoding calcium-binding protein 2, whose translation MSQKPAERAPSTDSAKSAQIEDGAKKSALRKNSSTTSSQDTPKKAAKKKSNEKLYNNVLNTVFGQERELSQPELDELNEAFKEFDYDQDGYLNYKDLAECMRTMGYMPTEMELLEIIQQVKMRLGGLMDFDDFCDLMGPRMLVETADMLGLKELRSSFLQFDTDGDGKISQDEMKEAVKTLLGEKLKKGELEEILKDIDINGDGTVDFDEYVMMLSVP comes from the exons ATGTCCCAGAAACCGGCCGAGAGAGCTCCTTCCACAGacag CGCCAAATCGGCCCAGATCGAGGACGGTGCCAAGAAGTCAGCTTTGAGGAAGAACTCGTCCACAACCTCCTCCCAGGACACGCCTAAGAAGGCAGCCAAGAAGAAGTCAAATGAGAAGCTTTACAACAACGTCCTCAACACCGTCTTCGGACAG GAAAGGGAGCTGTCTCAGCCAGAACTGGACG AGCTGAATGAGGCCTTCAAGGAGTTTGACTACGACCAGGACGGCTACCTGAACTACAAGGACCTGGCAGAGTGCATGAGAACCATGGGGTACATGCCCACTGAGATGGAGCTCCTTGAGATCATTCAGCAGGTCAAGATGAGGT tgggcgGCCTCATGGATTTCGATGACTTCTGTGATCTGATGGGCCCCAGGATGCTGGTGGAGACTGCAGACATGCTGGGCCTCAAAGAGCTCAGGAGTTCCTTTTTACag TTTGACACGGACGGTGACGGGAAGATCTCCCAGGACGAGATGAAGGAGGCGGTGAAGACACTGCTGGGGGAGAAGCTGAAGAAGGGCGAGCTGGAGGAGATCCTCAAGGACATCGACATCAATGGGGATGGAACTGTCGATTTTGACG AGTACGTCATGATGCTGTCTGTCCCGTAG
- the LOC116224655 gene encoding macrophage mannose receptor 1-like, with translation MDRNIIQTLFLNSLCVALMAGSRQYHYVANQKTWYEAQAYCRERYTDLATISDSEELNSFKRFCLTQNISGSVWIGLYNDRHDWKWSAGSSDYRNWQSTTSETDPSNMAAEEYAVTYTGHWGNHWSCLAHNFICYDERQITSHGFVLISQDKSWRDAQSYCREHHTDLATVKNAAENEQIREMVASGGVIVWIGLHRLGWQWSDGSNFSQIFTLRSISSGSRRLCVVLVRQSPDENQWEAQDCSRRIPFVCYSAHKRQIVRVQFQSANMDLNATAAQSDILDQIRRKLQEQGLPADAKLSWRKQPDGQIFHKKNEKKEKKGRKKKSKDEF, from the exons ATGGACAGAAACATTATCCAAACCCTGTTCCTGAACA GTCTCTGTGTAGCTCTTATGGCCGGCTCTCGTCAGTACCACTACGTTGCTAACCAAAAGACATGGTACGAAGCCCAGGCCTACTGCAGAGAGAGGTACACTGACCTGGCCACTATCAGTGATAGTGAAGAGCTGAACAGCTTCAAACGATTTTGCTTAACCCAAAACATAAGCGGCAGCGTCTGGATAGGACTGTACAACGACCGCCATGACTGGAAGTGGTCAGCAGGGAGCAGCGACTACAGGAACTGGCAATCAACTACTTCTGAAACTGATCCCTCCAACATGGCTGCTGAGGAGTATGCGGTGACGTACACCGGCCATTGGGGAAATCACTGGTCATGCTTAGCTCACAACTTCATATGCTATGATG AGAGGCAAATCACATCCCATGGTTTCGTTCTGATTTCACAAGACAAATCTTGGCGAGATGCCCAGAGCTACTGCAGAGAGCATCACACCGATCTGGCCACTGTGAAGAACGCTGCAGAGAATGAGCAGATCCGTGAGATGGTTGCTTCAGGAGGTGTAATTGTATGGATAGGTCTGCACAGGCTAGGTTGGCAGTGGTCTGATGGCAGCAACTTCTCTCAGATCTTTACCCTCAGGAGCATTTCCTCTGGTTCAAGgagactgtgtgttgtgttggttcGGCAATCTCCTGATGAGAACCAGTGGGAAGCTCAGGACTGCTCTAGGAGAATACCTTTTGTCTGCTACAGTG CGCACAAGAGGCAGATTGTCCGAGTCCAGTTTCAGTCTGCAAACATGGACTTGAATGCTACTGCAGCCCAATCAGACATCTTGGACCAG ATCAGAAGGAAACTGCAAGAGCAGGGGCTGCCGGCGGACGCCAAACTGAGCTGGAGAAAGCAGCCCGATGGACAGATTTTCCACAAGAAGaatgagaagaaggagaaaaaagggaggaagaagaagagcaaaGATGAGTTTTGA